A single window of Nicotiana sylvestris chromosome 3, ASM39365v2, whole genome shotgun sequence DNA harbors:
- the LOC138887467 gene encoding uncharacterized protein yields the protein MFEYGEDLEAEMEENPFADIEEYIEDTNAIVPPAVGAVTFKVEHGLILMLKAEGFFWNFTDNDLTQHLRNFLGVCAMHKQKNISDDALRLRCFKYSLAGDARKLLQNLPPNSIHSWPELVRTFLSKWFLQSIKSELRDKIFFFKQVSGEHLHEAWDHFKLYLVRSPNHGFSDSILLEKFYMGLDPMNQSIAKNAADGSFMDKSFTRVTQILDKMAKHNQAWHSKDTTGGITYGSPSLSNMIKENQERDQVIAGLATNVNAVTKMFTKSQTKKVNVVEDVQPISNEDFEEENYVNNSQGGYQRQQYQGQGQQNQWRPNPQGQGRQQWRNDQGGSNQGNWNNNNNNFSNRSSNPYVPPKGQCLNQGSSSESKLESMLERVLQNQEKSDTSMRNMTELVGSHTASIQKLEMQMRYLSREQNPKQKVTLPSDIIVNPKGSGSGPTSHVKAITTRSGKVLQGEGEHVVEEEEFEKGVKVKEPSVVEIEKILEDVQVQKENREEVKEKVKETPKTLPPIPIPPPPFPQRLARKVDDSKLERFYDILKQLSVNIPFVEAFQEIPGFAKYLKDLITKKKTTKNEVVNVTHLVSSIIATSTVQKKEDPGAFTILCTIGAYDFARALCDNGASINLMPLAIYKKAGLGMSRPTSMRLQMDDCSIKQPMGIVDDVLLKVGKFHLPADFVILDCAVEKEIPIILGRPFLATGRELMDSERNEIKFRANDEEVTFQATRV from the coding sequence aTGTTTGAATATGGTGAAGACTTAGAggcagaaatggaagaaaatccttttgcggacatcgaggagtacattgaggatacaaatgctattgtacctccGGCTGTTGGCGCTGTAACTTTCAAGgtggaacatggtttaatcctTATGCTCAAAGCGGAGGGGTTTTTCTGGAATTTCACTGATAATGATCTGACACAACATCTTAGAAACTTCTTGGGTGTTTGTGCGATGCATAAGCAGAAAAATATCTCTGATGATGCCCTGAGGTTGAGATGCTTCAAGTACTCTCTAGCTGGGGATGCAAGGAAATTGCTTCAAAATCTGCCACCAAACTCCATTCATTCTTGGCCCGAACTTGTCCGAACATTCTTGTCCAAATGGTTCCTGCAAAGTATAAAGTCTGAGCTTCGGGATAAAAtcttctttttcaagcaagtatCGGGAGAACATCTACATGAGGCATGGGATCATTTCAAATTATATTTGGTGAGGTCTCCCAACCATGGTTTTTCGGATTCTATCTTGTTGGAAAAATTCTATATGGGCTTGGATCCTATGAACCAATCTATAGCCAAGAATGCAGCTGACGGATCTTTCATGGACAAATCATTCACAAGGGTGACACAAATACTTGACAAAATGGCAAAGCATAATCAAGCATGGCATTCCAAGGATACCACAGGTGGGATTACATATGGTTCTCCTTCCTTGAGTAACATGATCAAGGAAAATCAAGAGAGAGATCAGGTGATTGCAGGGCTTGCTACAAATGTTAATGCGGTGACAAAGATGTTCACTAAAAGCCAAACGAAGAAGGTAAATGTGGTTGAGGATGTGCAACCCATATCAAATGAGGATTTTGAGGAAGAAAATTATGTTAACAACTCTCAAGGAGGCTACcaaaggcaacaataccaaggTCAAGGACAGCAAAATCAATGGAGGCCAAACCCGCAAGGGCAAGGCCGCCAACAATGGCGAAATGACCAAGGTGGCtcaaaccaaggaaattggaacaacaacaacaacaacttctcaaaccgtagttcaaacccttatgttcCCCCAAAGGGTCAATGTTTGAATCAAGGTTCCTCAAGTGAGTCTAAGTTGGAAAGTATGCTTGAACgggtattgcaaaatcaagaaAAATCCGACACTTCTATGAGGAACATGACCGAGCTTGTTGGCTCTCATACCGCAtccattcaaaaattggagatgcaaatgagatacctctctagggaacaaaatccaaaacaaaaggtaacacTCCCTAGTGACATAATTGTGAACCCAAAGGGTAGTGGGAGTGGCCCAACTTCTCATGTCAAGGCAATTACTACTCGGAGTGGGAAGGTACTACAAGGAGAGGGTGAACACGTGGTTGAGGAAGAAGAGTTCGAGAAAGGGGTTAAGGTTAAAGAGCCAAGTGTTGTCGAAATTGAGAAGATTCTGGAAGATGTGCAAGTGCAAAAAGAGAACCGGGAAgaggtaaaggaaaaggtaaaagagacaccAAAAACTCTTCCACCTATTCCGATACCTCCTCCTCCATTCCCTCAAAGACTCGCTAGGaaggttgatgatagcaaactcgaaaggttctatgacattctcaagcaattatcagtgaatattccatttgtggaagcatttcaagagataccgggttttgctaagtatttgaaagatttgatcaCCAAGAAGAAAACCACCAAaaatgaagtggtgaatgtgactcacctggttagttccatcattgcaacatccaccgttcaaaagaaagaagacccgGGAGCTTTCACCATTCTTTGTACTATTGGGGCATATGATTTTGCAAGAGCCCTTTGTGATAATGGAGCTAGCATCAACTTGATGCCTCTTGCCATTTACAAGAAAGCGGGATTAGGTATGTCAAGGCCCACaagtatgagattgcaaatggacGATTGTTCCATCAAACAACCGATGGGAATTGTTGATGATGTACTTTTGAAGGTGGGAAAATTTCATTTACCCGCCGACTTTGTAATCCTTGATTGTGCAGTTGAAAAAGAGATACCGATCATCTTGGGGAGACCATTCCTTGCCACTGGAAGAGAACTAATGGATTCGGAACGGAATGAGATCAAATTCCGGGCGAATGATGAAGAGGTTACATTCCAAGCAACAAGGGTATGA